TGGATCTGTTTTCCGGAACGGGTTCCCTGGCCTTGGAAGCTCTTTCCCGTGGTGCCGTTTGGGCGGATATGGTGGAATTTGCCGCTCCCGCCGTCGCCACCATCCTCAAAAATGTGGAAATGCTGGGCTGTGGCGAGGATTGCCACATTTGGCGCAAGCGGGTGGATTCCTTTTTGAAAAAAACCCAGGAACGCTGGGATTTGATTTTCCTGGACCCGCCCTA
The DNA window shown above is from Candidatus Cloacimonadota bacterium and carries:
- a CDS encoding 16S rRNA (guanine(966)-N(2))-methyltransferase RsmD, which produces MRIITGKYKGRNLFSVSGNSTRPTSSYHRAMIFNVYGDFEGKRVLDLFSGTGSLALEALSRGAVWADMVEFAAPAVATILKNVEMLGCGEDCHIWRKRVDSFLKKTQERWDLIFLDPP